CTTAGCATCACTCTGAAATAAAAGCCAACATGAGTCACATGACACAGATCCCTTCAAAGAATCAATTGATATACCCGCTAAGAAAAACATGTTATTATCAATAACACAATTAGAAGAATATGTTCACAGAGCTAGCATTGGTTCATTAGCTTAAGAGCTATGCCACATCATATGGACCATAAAAATCTTACTCAAAAGTACCTGTTCAATGAAACTCATATAAACTAAACTGTAACCCACCAATCAATCTCACGGAGATTCCACATGAAGAAACACTTGAGAACTTTGatcttaaaagttttatttttcctcctGTTTTGTGTAAGAGCagcatttgaaaacataaacATGATTTTTCACGCCAGAAAATTTAAATGGATACACTACTGTTCAGAGAAGTTTGGCAATACCATCAGATTCaataatttgacaaaattaaacACTCTTCAATGAAATATTGAAACCTTGAGTTGAATACAATCTAATGAAGCTTTCTTTTAAAGAAGtaaaaatttgaagaaatgcACAATGATTAACAATCAGAAATCAGAAACTcaatacaaatgaaaaacaataaaaccCCACAACTAAAATACAGAAGAAGACAACATGCTAATGCATAACCAAAAAGTCAATCTATGCCGGTACAACATTACTTACATAACACATTCACAATGCAAAACTCTTAAAAAGGAAGATATGATTCAAGATATGAATCATTAGAAACTAAAACCAAGCTAACTAGAAAgcagagaataagaagtgcaaAAAGGGGAGTGAGTTAAAAAAGCAAGGGACCTCTTGAACAGTGAACTTTTCATGCAAGATGAGTGCCAAAGCAAAGCTTGCCCCAACAAGGAAATAATGGCGAAAAGTGTCGAGTTCCCTATCGTAACTTCTCCTGACCATGGGGTGAAAACGCATGCACCAAACAATGGCTAAGGAGCTGGCAATGAACACCACCTTCATGAAGGTGTTGTAAACGGAGATGAAGTCCGTGAACAGATCCAAATAGCGTGCCACGAACACAATCGCGTAGAGCTCTTGAGTCTTGCGAGAAATCCCTGAAAATAAACAGTTACAATCAATCGATGAAATGATGGAAATCAAACATAGGGAATTTTGTTTGGCGGAGGAATGTGAGTGACGGAGTGACACTCGAGAATGAAAATTTGGGAAATAGAATTGAAAAAATAGCCCCAATTTTGGGGGAACCgcgagaaaagagaaagagagagagagagagagagagagagagagagagagagagagagaatgaagaGTGAAGAGACCTGAGCATGATTTGGTGGCGTAGATTTTGAGGAGGAGGACGAGAATGCTGAGAAGATGGGTCATATCACCGGCGAGCCTGAAGATGTTCATGGTTTTTGCCCTATCGAGACACACAGAGAGAAAACGTTCCAAGGGGAACGGAGAAATGGAAAGGAATCGAAAATGGAGTGTGtggatttgttttttgtttctcttatttGGTAAAAGTACAACAGTATGAAAAGGAAGAAGCTGACGCCTGAGGTGCCACTCGTCTTCGTCTCAccgcttccttctttttttcttgttaaaattaatgaaactttaatGATTTAATCTcgcaataaaatgaaaagaaatattaactcaattcattgtattttaaaaatcatagttTACCAATTTCTTTAATGGTTGAATACGTCGAAATTAAGGTTATGttattcaaatttgattttttttatgaaaataactttttattaaactttatttatctttCGATTATatctagttaaaattatttttcaatcatgAACCAGAGgtttaaaaaaaaccataatCCAACAGATATAATCAAAGATGTTATATCATGTATACCtacaaattgattattaaaaattatatactttaattataaataatttttaaaataaatttaagaaaatatgaatatatttgaaatatttataaaatattcataaataatatttatcggTGGCATGCACGGATCATCCATTCtagttatataataaaaataaaatatatttactttaatgtctttttaaatattttaatttatcttaaaatatttatattttgaaaaaacacatcaattattttttctaattacaTAGTCGTTTgcaagtattttatttaaatattttaattatttataataactatattttatctttattaatactttttacaattattatttttttaaaaatatgcattatgttaaatgataaaaaaaaatacaagacacAAGAGTATTAGTAATATAAACTGaattaaaacatgaaaaaaaaattgtatagaaGAATTGATGAAAAATTCGTCACCGTCCATCAAGATATGGAAATAGAATGGGAAACAAGAATACATGTCTTGGTTGGATAGATTTGctaaattcaaaagaaaaaaaaaatatcaagtaaTATTAGGAAGAAAAAACATAAGAGTCCATCGATCTGTGCACAAAAGGTAATCATAGTCAAGTTATGCATTGATAATGTCATGCTAGTTGAAACttaggaagaaaaagagaaaaaaaaaattagtcaaatGATACATTGATACTGTCATGCTAGTTGAAACttaggaagaaaaagagaagacaagaaaaaatgtgttgatataattagatgatatgatgtaataagaaaagagataaCAGAGAAATGATAAGTGTTGACAGAAAATCTTAAAACTTCAATTTACTGTTCCGTTTTCCTAATGGATTAGTTTCTGATACCGTGTTTGTTTTCAGTTTCAGAAGAAGACTAAGGAatatcataaaagaaaaaaatgggagCTATTGTTTCCATTACCAGAAATTTTGAGGAATACCCAATTACCCGACAACTATGTCTCATGTTTCGCAGCAATTGCAGAATGGACGAGTGCCACAAAAGGCAAGATGGGGCAAAGGACGAATGTGAAGAGCCTCAGGAGTTGCAACTTGGTGGAATCAGTGCGGTATCTAAACACTGCAAGCAGGCTCTTTGAATGGCTGTGAGGTCTCTGAACCCATGAGCTCAATTTTGGATCAAATAATGATGGCTCTGGAGCAACCACATATCAACATTCTAGGGGTGTATGGATCAAGTAATGAGAGAAAGCGCAACGTGGTGAAGAAAATCACCAGGAGAATTCAGAGGGACAAGCTGTTTGATGAGGTTGTGATGGCAAGTGTGATGAAAAAGCCAGACTTGCAACTCCATGAGAAGGGCTACGCGTTTGTGTGAGAGGATAAAGATGAAGGAGAAGATCCTTATCATCCCTGATAGGAATTCCGTTTGGAAATGATCACAAAGGTTGTAAGATTTTGTTGGTAGCTGAGAGTCAAGAAGTGTTGTCCCACAAAATGAAAACCCAGCAAGAATATTCTGTGGACTAGCCCGTGAACGTTGGGGGGTTTAAGTTGAAACTTTCtggatttgttttatttagacTTTCTCACCGAGTTTCtcttataaggaaaaaaaaaaaaaaacccttagaATGTCATTACctgatgagaaaaaaaaatagatattataagatttataatataataaaaaataaaaagtattaataaaGTGTTTAACATTATAAAATCCTCATATATTacaattcttataaaaaaaattgttttattatgaatttagGATAGGATTCAGTGCAGAGTGCAGTTTTCTGCCGGATATGTAGTTGCGTTGTGTGATTAAGTATTGTtagcttattttattaaatttatttcaacaaatttaataaattgtaaatgttgacgtattaaatttttattaaacaagtTGTTCatgtattaataaattaacaaattttttaatgcaTTATCTCTTAAAACACTATATGAATGGTCAGaccatcaaaaaataattagacaGAGAAAAGTAATATAGataataagaataagaaaaaattacattacaaaAGTTGGTTCTCCCTCCAACAATAGGGTTTAGTCTTTCATTAGAAGAAGAGAATGACTAGATAAAGGAAGAAAATGGAATAATGGATATAAAAGGGAAATTTCTCCTATTTGAGATAATTAGACTTATGATTTATTCATTACAgagttttgatttatttattagagAGCTCTCAGTTTCAAGTCTCTCGTCGTTGTATAGGTATGTctttcctttctattttttattcttttttgtagGCCTAAGATAGTTTACTTTTCATGCCGACTTCACGCTAAACATGTATTACTGGACTTAGCGAGAATAACGATTTAATCGCGCGCTTAATGCGGTATTTGCGCTAAGCGTGACCTTGGACTTTCTCGTGAGTCTCCTTTCGCTAAGCATGTGTTGGTTGCTAAGTGAGCACACGCTAAGTCAGTATAGTGCGCTACACAAGttgtctaatttttaaaaaaaaattcaaggttttttttcatttttgcataaattttcttttagagTATTTGAAATATTCTTCTGTTAACTCTTactaataaaaaactaaaaaattattaattttttcattattttattaaaaataactataaaatataaaaattataattatttttaattaaaattaacttaaatttcagAGTTATGAGTCATATCAAATCAAGCCCTGTAACCAAGTCATTAGGGTAGTATTTGATACTGTACCTCCAATCATTTCATCTTCTCGATTGCGGAGTGAGTTAGGCATCATTCTAGTGACTCGCTGTTATCGAGGCGAGTTAGTTGTCCTAGAGTTTATTTTGAGTAATAACTTGTGACATAGATGCATAAAAATAAGTCGTCCTTCCTACTAGAGTTGGTACTTCTGGGATATTTAATGAAGATATTTACTCATcaattattttggaaaaaaaactaaaacatcaATAATTTTGGTTCAAAAAGAGCAGAAGagttatgtaaaaattaatcaCCATTCATGAGGCATCTAAAACATGAAAAGGGAATATCTAATATTCCAAGCAATGAACTTGCCCTTCGGTTTCGGTTTTCAAAATCTGGAATATTAAATTGCAGAAGCTTACATGCAGGTAATGTAGGGTAAAACtagtattaattttaaatcctTGCCTGGCAGTGACAGCTTCACGAGTTATAACAACTGAGGCATCTGGATACTTTCCTAGCAATGCTGTTTAATTAGCCAATGGGTCATTTCCTGGCAACTTCTTCACTCTTTTGTTTAttggttttattgttttaagccttttttttttatttgttcctCTCTAGTGCCATATTATGTAAAGCTCTCcatatttaatgtaattgtaagacttgattttaaaatgattagttaaattagaataatGTTGTTCCATTAGGTGTTCAATAGTTcccatttttaattattcttttttgtatGATTGACAAAATCAATGTGTTATtatgatataattaatgtttgattatgttaaatataaaaaaaaatgttagtaacatattcttttacatatttcttttatcagttaaaatttcttgaaaattataaaagttaatggatcttatattatattatattaatttttaataaattttaactaataagaaAATGTATGTTTAGAGGAATTTATCAGAGAATATCTTTCTGACCCTCCTCCTCGTGCAAGAATGAACACAGAGGAGAAAGTGTGGCCGGTACCCATTCATATACACACTTCATATGCTCTccaatttatatttacatatattagAAAGAGTGTGTCAGAAGATTCTATTTTgcgaacatttttcttttttaagtgcATGCTTCCTAAGCAATGAAGCCACCTAACATTTGGCACTTCCTAGCAAGTCTTCTTACGCGGCTGTAACATACATAGCTCATGAAGTTTGTGACAATAATTAACcattatttttctctcaaatgTTAAATGATGTATCCCTCCGCCTGCAGCTTCTGCTATTGGTTTCAGTTTAATTCTTCAAGCCCTTCTATAAACCAAACTTAATTTGTTTCAGTATAACCCCCACTTAACTTTTAGGATAGTTGGTTCTTCACAGCATACCAAATCAGGGAAGcagatattattattcaatggGGGCTGCTCTTGCAATTACTAAAACTTTTAAGAAGCAAACATATCCTCTCAGTGACAAGCACAACTTGGAATCCCAATTAGAGGAACCACTCAGCAATAGCAAAATGTGGATTGTTTTGTACCTCTCGCTTGTTTCTTACATCTAAAGCAAGCAATAATTTCCAATTGTTATGATGTCTCCGGATTGATAAGCTGGGCTCTGGAAGACACTATGGAAGCTCTTACAAATCCAAACATTAACATGGTTGGGGTCATGGGTTCATGGATCAACCACTTCGTGCACAAACAATCGAATTGAGGAAATGTCAAGAGTAATGAGAGATAACTTGTTTGATCTTACTGTGATGGCAATTGTTACAGAAAAGCCAGACATGAAGCAGATTCAGGGAGTGCTAGCTTGGGAACAAGTTAGATTTAAATTTGGTGAGGAGATTGTGATTGAAAGAGCTAAACTTCTGAGTGAAAGGATAAAGAAACAGAAGAGGATCCTTTTCTTCCTTGATGATCTTTCTGCTGGAATTGACTTGGACAGAGTAGGAATCCCATTTGGAACTGACCATACGGGTTTCAAAATAGTTTTGTTCTCGGGGTGTCCAGAGGTATTCTTCAACCAAATGAACACTGCAATGAATTATTTCACGTGAGTCTTTCTTCTAAGCATAACTCAACTTGTTTGTATAGAGATCACAAGAAGAGAAATTAGTAAAGCAAAGGTAACACATAGAAAACAATCTCTCTTTTAACATCTCTAGATCTTTCCCTATGAATAGAAGATTTTTTTGCATGTTCTATttagttgaaacttgaaagcaaaataatatttttttcccttgtaTTTATTTCATATGTACTTGAAGCTCAGAAACCAGTGTTGTGTTGATGaattgttaagaaggaagaaagtATATAAACCATAATAGAACATTATCATTAACGAACCGGGCTTTGATATTGTTTGCTTATCTCCCAGACTGCTACAATAAATTGACTTCTGTTATGTTTAATTATTCGATAGGGAGAAGTGAGGCATTTATTAGTTTTTCCAACCTggctttttttatgattaattaaacaaatgataaaaaaaaaaggctttaacAGTCACTACAGCTTGCTTTAACTgtgattgatttgatttcacATCTGCTTACCCGAATGATAATAGAGGGCGCTTCCTTTTTCTGCACTAGTGTgcttctttcatcagttcacgCACAAGCACAACCAATTGAGATCTCTTTTCTCATTCAATTTTCCCTGCATTTCAAGCAAAAGAACAAACAATACAGCAGCCAAATCCACTTCTCCATCAACTTTATCTGCATTGATATACCACCTTAATCTTCCTAACAGATGGAGAAATGGTATCCCCACAAAATACAACCATATGTTATTTTACAACTAAACCTTTGTACCTAATCACCATTCACTTGGCGACTATATAAGCACCCTCCTCCATTCCAGCTTCCACACATCAAAATATTCATTGCAATAGCAACTTCCAATTCATTTGCAATTTAGCGGCAAAGCAATCTACAGCCTTCAATTACCAACAAGAATATGAAGCAAactctcttcttctccttccttcTACTCACCACCATTTTCTCAATCACCACTTTAGCTCAGTCACCAGCTGCAGCCCCTAAAGCCCCAGCAAAACCTGCCCCTGCCACACCGGCTCCAGCGCCGGCAAAACCTTTAGTCCCTTCATTACCCCAGTCACCATCTTCAGGTGTTGATTCTTCTGGAAGCCAAGACATTGTGAAGATCCTAAGGAAGGCCAAGTCATTCAACACTCTAATCCGGTTGCTGAAAACAACCCAAATCATCAACCAAGTGAATGCACAACTTGTGACCTCGAAAAACGGAGGCTTAACCATCCTTGCACCAGATGATGGAGCATTTTCAGAACTGAAAGCAGGGTACTTCAACTCCCTGGGAGACCGGCAACAAAAGGCACTGATTCAGTATCATGTTCTTCCCGTTTATGTGTCCAGCTCCAACTTTGATGCTCTGAGCAACCCTGTGCTCACATTGGCCAGTGACAGCCCCACAGGGTATCAGTTAAACGTGACAGCGTATGGTAACAGTGTAAACATTTCAACTGGGGTGGTGAATGCCACACTCACAGGCATTGTGTACACTGATAAGACACTTGCCATATATCATGTGGACAAGGTGCTCATTCCTTTGGACTTCTCTAAGCCTAAGCCTATAGCTCCAGCACCCGCTGTGGCTAAAGCTCCTAAAGCTGATAAGGAGAACGCTTCAGCAGAAGATGATGACCAGGCTCAGGCAGCCAAGGACAGTTCTGGTGCCATGAGTTTGGTTAGTACTCAAGGGACAACCTTGGTGTCCTTTGGAGTTGCTCTTCTTGCAGCAGCAGCTACAATGTCGAGTTGAAGAACATCCATTTCTCCAAAGTTTCTAATATGTTTTGAGGACTAGCACGCAACTGTTGTGGAGttctgtttttgttgttttcttcttgaCCAGTGtattgaaaaggaaaagtggtgttTGTGAGTTATGTGAACCTTTGCTCTGTTCTTGTTTTGTCATCAAGCGAAAGAATATGTGATTGTTTTATTGTCAAAGTTAAAAGGAATATCTGCTTGCTTTTGCTTAGTTTTGTGCTGTTCAGTTATATGCTCCGCTCGGAATCTTCTTCCACCCCCTCGTCTATGAGTTGCATAGATCAATATTCTTACTCTAGGAAATATGTATAACTAtctaataataatcataaagaTGTATAAGTACATCTTACAAGACAAAATCCGTTGACACTAAATGTAAAAGCTTTAAAAACTTGTGTCTTTAATAAGTTTAATAAATGTGATATATAAGAACCATCAAAGAATTATGCCACAAAAACTAGTCGCTAGAGTCTGAGAGAGTTCAAGTACTTGTAAGAATTCCACACTTTTAATACGAGACTAGCATCTTTTAGTACAGCAAAATATAGTTtactcaaaaaaattattagatgtgTAAATTTGCTAAGTCTTAAACGTGgttaataaattatcatttacaATTTAGATAAAGTTCATGagattatttatgttttgtcaataataaaaattattttttaaaataaactaaaataaggtATAACCGCaaacttaaagaaattaatacttGAAATAATTATCATGATAACTCACCAAAGAAAAACCATTAGCAAacatttcaaaatgttttatcaatcaattcaatGTGAAAAAATTAAGGCTTTTCACTTGATGGCTCAGAAGTTgacaataaacttttttttttttataataagttgACAATAAACTAAACTTTTCTGAATCGCTTTAATTGTCTATAATGTTggacatgcatttttttttaaaaaaactatgtaTGTTAAATAATCAATACAAGTAATGTagcattaaattaaatagttttaGGAAAATTGCTTCTCCCAATTAAAAACACCATTGTTATATATGTGAAGAATAGGCCCAAAAttgttaaggaaaaaaaataatctttataaGTAATTGAAGGTGCACTTATACAGGTTATACACATCATCAAAAACTTTACTTCATTATAAGTCTTTAGATTAAGGTGCAAATACAGTTATACACATCCTCAAAAACttcacctaaaaaatatgtGATAATAAACATACTATCCTCAgaaattgttaataaaatttgttttatgaataatatattCTACAAACTAACCAttgttatgttatgttttgGGATGATATAATCAAATGGAGAGATATAGGTAGTATGACAGAATTCAGGTATATGATTAGGCCCTCCATCCTTACCTAAATCTCTCTCAGACAACGCCACTTAAGATTGCTACCATATTGGGTTTTTGTTCCCCCTAGCTACTTGATGGAACTTCTAAACCAATATACAGATTCATCGTCCCCTTTCCACCTATATTTTATCTCGTGCATCCAACTGATTACAACAATGATGTGAAAGCAAAATTAATAGTTCCCTTGCATATACACTTTAACATACCTTGGGTTCAAAAATATCCCCTCCCTCACCACTTATATATCACACTATATATGATGCACCACCTTTCCGTGACAAGCAAAGGAGATTTGTTCTTTACAACTAGGTATATCTTTCCAACTAAACCATTGCTCCTTCCAATCATTGATATCATCATTCAATTCCCTTCCACCctccaaaatatataaaaggtaACTCCTTCTCCCACTTCTCTCACACCCCAGCACTCCAAAATAAGCAGTATAGTagtctaaaaaaaaacatcccACACACTATCATTCACCCTAGCCAAAACCTAGAAATGAGGATCATGCAAGAATCTCAATCTTTCATTATTCCCACCACAATTCTACTACTAGCACTATGCTACACCACTTCAGGCCAACTCTCACCAATTCAACCCCCCACAACATCACCATCACTCCCATCACCACCACTATCCCAACCCTCCCCGCCGTCTCCGGCACTCCACTCCCCGCCGGCAACCGCGCCGGCGCCGGGGTTCAACACTGTCCCTCTTGTCCCAGTAACCCCAAGTGGGGCCCCCACACCCACCACCATCATCCCTAAGGGCCCCACCATTGACATAGTCCAAATCCTAAGAAAAGCCAAAAGGTTCTCAGTCCTCACTCGCCTTCTCAAAACCACACAACTCATAAACCAACTCAACTCACAGCTCGTAACTTCAAGCTCAGGAGGGTTAACCCTATTTGCACCCGAAGACAGTGCCTTCTCCAAACTCAAAGCAGGGTTCCTCAACTCCCTCACTGATAGACAGAAGGTGGAGCTCTTACAGTTCCACACTCTCTCTTCCGTCATTTCCATCTCAAACTTTGATACCCTCACGAACCCGGTTCAGACGCAGGCCGGTGATGACCCTCAGAGGCTGCAACTTAACGTCACCACTTACGGCGGCAGCCAGGTCAGCATGGCCACCGGCGCCGTCAACGCCTCCGTCACCGGCACCGTTTACTCCGACAACAAGTTGGCCATATACCAGGTGGACAAGGTGCTTCTCCCTCTTGACCTAGTGCTTCCCAGCAAGGCGCCGGCGCCGTCACCGGCGTTGGCGAGAAAGGGTTTGCCGAAGGCTGATAAAGGGAATTCCACGGCGGCGGACGATGGCACTGTTGACGGCAACGATGACAGCGACGGGAAGGCCTTGCCGGCGGGTGTTTCTGCAGGGTGTACGATGAAGTGGGTGAATAACGTTGTTGTTGTAGGAGTGGTGGGTTTGGTGGGTGGTGTTTTGATGTAAGGTGAGTGTGCATGGATAAAGGGATTCCATAATTTTTGTTGTGCTTTTGTGATCGAGTAATATATGTATTAATTCCATCGTGCTTAATTGAGGTTCTGGTTTATGGGTAAAGGGTAGGGTGAAAATGTATGCATGACATGCTGGGTTTCTTTTActatgtttcttcttcttttgttttgataagtggtcatttgtgttaattgattTCTGGCTTTGTAACCggatttataaaagaaaaaggttctgtgtatatatatttttgctttTCAAAATGTGTATTAATTAATTGACGATGGTTTATTAATTTGCTGCTGAAGAGTAATTAACGACATGTTCGTAGTTATGATTGTCTGATATGATGTAACTAATGGGATGCATGGTGCATGAATTTCTTCTTTAGAGGAGATCGAGGATCACAAATTTTATACTTCTACAAATTATATAACAGATATGATTAATGATTTACAAAGTACATTGGATTTCATTG
This genomic interval from Glycine max cultivar Williams 82 chromosome 5, Glycine_max_v4.0, whole genome shotgun sequence contains the following:
- the LOC100796929 gene encoding putative fasciclin-like arabinogalactan protein 12 precursor, coding for MKQTLFFSFLLLTTIFSITTLAQSPAAAPKAPAKPAPATPAPAPAKPLVPSLPQSPSSGVDSSGSQDIVKILRKAKSFNTLIRLLKTTQIINQVNAQLVTSKNGGLTILAPDDGAFSELKAGYFNSLGDRQQKALIQYHVLPVYVSSSNFDALSNPVLTLASDSPTGYQLNVTAYGNSVNISTGVVNATLTGIVYTDKTLAIYHVDKVLIPLDFSKPKPIAPAPAVAKAPKADKENASAEDDDQAQAAKDSSGAMSLVSTQGTTLVSFGVALLAAAATMSS
- the LOC113001676 gene encoding probable disease resistance protein At1g51480 produces the protein MRDNLFDLTVMAIVTEKPDMKQIQGVLAWEQVRFKFGEEIVIERAKLLSERIKKQKRILFFLDDLSAGIDLDRVGIPFGTDHTGFKIVLFSGCPEVFFNQMNTAMNYFT
- the LOC100812914 gene encoding fasciclin-like arabinogalactan protein 11, with the protein product MRIMQESQSFIIPTTILLLALCYTTSGQLSPIQPPTTSPSLPSPPLSQPSPPSPALHSPPATAPAPGFNTVPLVPVTPSGAPTPTTIIPKGPTIDIVQILRKAKRFSVLTRLLKTTQLINQLNSQLVTSSSGGLTLFAPEDSAFSKLKAGFLNSLTDRQKVELLQFHTLSSVISISNFDTLTNPVQTQAGDDPQRLQLNVTTYGGSQVSMATGAVNASVTGTVYSDNKLAIYQVDKVLLPLDLVLPSKAPAPSPALARKGLPKADKGNSTAADDGTVDGNDDSDGKALPAGVSAGCTMKWVNNVVVVGVVGLVGGVLM
- the LOC100306692 gene encoding ER lumen protein-retaining receptor, which codes for MNIFRLAGDMTHLLSILVLLLKIYATKSCSGISRKTQELYAIVFVARYLDLFTDFISVYNTFMKVVFIASSLAIVWCMRFHPMVRRSYDRELDTFRHYFLVGASFALALILHEKFTVQEIFWAFSIYLEAVAILPQLVLLQRSGNVDNLTGQYIFFLGAYRAFYILNWIYRYLTEPHFTRWIACVSGVVQTALYADFFYYYFISWKNNSKLKLPA